From the Candidozyma auris chromosome 2, complete sequence genome, the window TGGTTGGGTTGGACATATGGTTGAGTAACTGGTGCAGAAGTCGAGGGGGTTCCTGACGGGAGGTGGGAGCTTTCAATCGATGATCTGGTTGTAGATGTAGATGAGCGCCTTCTGTGGTTTCTTGCAGTCTGTGGATCAATTTTGACCCCAGATTTGTGATGCGCAAATAATCCTAGAATATCAGTAAGGGTAACCACACCAACGAGTTTACCTGGGCGACCGCTTTCTGGTTGGATTCCTTCGTTGGAGAGCGCAGCCTCTACAGTGCTTGGCTGGCCAGAAACGGAGCCCATGTGCCCACCTCTGCTTTCGACTATCCATAATCTGTGAGATTCAGTGGCTACCAACTTGGCAATTACTCTGCCTAGAGAGCTTTGCTGGCTGACATGGAAAATTGGAAATTGGTCTTGACCACGCTCGATACCTTTTTGCGATAAGTTGTAAGAAATGAAGTTTGTCACGGGCTTGAATAGTAAATGGGAGTTCTTTGTGGATGATACATTCTTAACATCGACAATAGAGATATTGCCCACCAAGGACTTGTTTTTGTCAATTACTGCAAGAGACGACACGCGCTCGTCAAACATCTTCTGCAACGCCTCTATCAATGGCTGGTCACCTTGGATGGTGATTGGAGAAGTGGAGCcgatcttcaagtcttgCAAAGTGGAGTTGAGTAAGAACTCAAGCGAGGGGAACCTCCTGGCGTTCTCCCAAAGGAATCTGATCGTTCTTCTCTGAGAAAGGATACCGGAGATTTTGTTCGCAGAGTTGACTATGGCCACTCTATGAACACCATTGCCAAACGCCTCCACCgccttgaacaaggacTCATGTTCCTTTAACTTGACGAATGGTGTCTTTGGGTGCAACCGCACAATGAAGTCAACGGGCACTTCCTCGCCCTTTTTGGCCTTGGCCACAAGCTGGTGGAATCTCTCATGCTTCTGCTGCGTATTGAGAGTGTTAGCCTCACCGTTTTCGTCGGGAATATCGTCCACACACAAGTCGCTGATGGCAATTTTGTTCATGATCAACAAAAGGTACGTGTTTAAGTCTGAGTAGTCAAACGATAAGCAATTGGACAAGTCGGAGGAGTCAGCAGTGCACGAAACGGGTAACGAGGTCAAATTGTGCGAGATCAATGTTTCGAACGCCTTCTGGACAGAGTAGGTTCTATTGATGGCAATAAGCTTATTGGATTCGGCCAAGTCAGCCAATATCACGTCTGTCCAGTCGTGTCTGGGGTTCCCGCCCGCCTGGTACACCGACAGCGCTCTGGAGGAAATGGAGGTGTTTCTCGACAAAGAAAACTCGTCAATGGAGGCCAGGTGGTTTGCAGAATCGGCAGGAAGCGGAGGTGGCGACGAGAGCATCTCCACAATGGAGTGTTTCCTGGAGACCGAGCCACTGTGGGACAGAGACGTGTGAGGCACGTTCAAAGGCTGGTGGAGCTGCTGATTGCCCTGGTGTGGCGACAGGGGTGACCTCTGGAAAGACATGGGGGAGGATTATGGAGAGAGCAATTTCAGTGGTGTTCCAGTGAAAAGTGTATGGTATTAGGGGAAAACGTCAATTCGTGGGGGCGCAACAAGGAGTGGTCACAGGTGAAAGAAAATGAGTCAAAGATGGGGATTGCGATAACAGAAGCGGCTGGATGGGAACAGCCAATTGTTTTTTGGTAGAATCAGTTGCAGCAATTCAATGTGTGAAGCAACCGTTTGGCAAAGGACGTAGAAAAGATGGGGAAGGCAAAGAGGTGAGAGCGTGAGAAAAAGTCACCAGGAGGACGCCAGACACAGGCAGGCGAACAAAGGCTGAATGGTAGCCAGGGCCCGAAATTCAGCCATGGGATTTCGCGGGTGGGGcgaggcagaggcagaggcagaggcagaaaAACTCTCGCTCTCAGGCCACTTTCCCCAGACGTTGAAGCAACTGCTGCCGAGGCAAATGATTCTGTGGTGCGATTAATAACGGAACGAGGTGGTCGGAATGACGTCGACTTGGATTCTGGGGAATCGGTTGGGTAGTGTTTGCAGTTTGGGCCTGTCGGTGGGAGCTCGGTGGAGGAGGCAagaattcgcagccaatttcACCACCATTGCCAGAAGCTTTCCAGAGCAGTTCCATTAAAGTGAAGAGAACGAAAGTTGAGGTTTAGATTTAGAAAGATGAAATGACTCTGCCATTATCCGAATTTTTGGCCCTGATTAGAATTGTGGGAAGTATAGATACGGTCCGGCGTTTGGTGGGCTTGAGGCCGGTGGAGTGTAGAGATTATTGGAGACAGAGTGATCACTACGGATTATTGGCGCAAAATAGGTCATAAGTTCGTTTGGATTGTGCGTATGACAAGTTGATGAGTCTACGGTTGAAGAGGGATCTGTAGTTGAAGAGTTTGCGATAAGAGATCAGTTGATTTGGGTAGCACTGCTTTATGTGGATGTTAGTTGCTGCGAAACGGTGCAACAGGTGAGGACAAGAGTTCCAGAGACTAGGAATGTGGGATATCGGCTAACTCTAGTGATTTCGAAATAAAGGAATCTGCTGTGCTTATCAATTGTGGAAATGTAGCGGGCTGTGGTCGAAGTAGAGTAATAAGAAGATCTGGTAGGATGGTCAATGGCGGTAAGAAAAACAGAGTTGCCAGGTGACCTAGAGTACTATTTATGAGAAGCCAGGAAATCATGGGCAGCATTAGTGACCCAGCATCTACAGCGTGGGGAAGCTGGGTTGAGGGCTAGATAGTAAATGGGtgaaaaatggctgcgaaaaagtgAAATACCCAGGTCGCCCATCGGACGAAATACCTATGCTACACGAACACTATAAAGTAAATTGTCGGAACGAAGCAGATTTTATATCATAATCTTGAACATGATCAGATGATTTCTATAATTTCTGTCATTCTAAGCATATTCAGTACAAAAGCTATCAATTTGACACCCAGCATGATGTTACTCCAAGCACGTAACAGCGTTGTTTACACCTACCTCTACTCTCATTTACCTACGACGCTATGAGAACCGTGGGTGAAAAGCAAGGATGGTCGCCGctcaatatcatcaatcCAGATTCAATAAAGGCAGGATCCCAAAAGAAATTCATGAAAAATGTATGACTTTGTTTACCAATAGTCTTGATCAAACCACATGCTAGATACTTTTCTTATCTATAGGAAGAAATCGTCGGCAGAGATGATTTAAGAACACAGGATGTCGGCAGAGATGATTTAAGAACACAGGATCTGACCAAGGCCTTGCTGATCTCTGGATGTTTTCTGATAGGGTCAACTCACTATGAGGACAACAAGACCACAGCTTCCCATTTGGCTCGTAGAAGCAAAAAGGTGTAATGCTTGTCTCATCATTGGACCGTTTCGCTTTCGCTTGATCGCTCGGTGGTGGAGTCAAATTACACAAAACCGCTCGCTTTTTACCACTAACCATTTCTGCGGCGGCTTCTCACAGGCCAAAGGATCTCGGCGAATTGCTCCGTTTTCTGTGTGATGTAGATTGAATAGTCAGCCGTAGCTTCACGAAACCCGTTGAGCAAAGCCGCCGGggaagcaaagatgatAAGTGGAGCTGCTGGTGAAGTGAAGCTAATAAGTGGAGTTGATGAAACtatgaaaaaaaaggacACTAACTAAATGCTTCGCCTGACGATACAAGTTATTTCAGTACTCGTGAAGTCAAAGACATTTTGAATCTCCATTTGTCCTCGTGAAGTCGCTTTTAGACCATTCTGAATCTACATTTTGATGATTGCTTGCCTTTAAGAGAATTACTATGGTTTCCAAACCCCGCCTCGTGGGTTTGCAATTGCATCAATACTCAACGACAATTTGCGCTACACATGGTCGATCAGGCCAGAACGCCTCGGGTAATCTTGCTAGCAGGGTAAAGTCGATGGTCCATACTAGAGGATTTGCCAAAGACGCAAACTACGCTCAGCGGAaaacggttgcaaaaaaataagaaagaaaaataaaaataaaaaaaaaatgaagaaggtttAAAAAAGGCGCTTTTCGAAACAATGGCGATGTGGTGCCTTGAACAGCCAGTTGGAGGATAGCTATAAACGAAGATCGGCATGGGCAGTCGATAGGCTGAatggaagaaagcaaaagaaaaagcagcCCGAGGCCATGTGCAAGGATGCTGAGAGAGAGAGACTCCGAAACCGTAGTGTACAATAGAAACAGAATGGGTCCGAGGTCAACGgggaaaaagaaacagcgCAAACCCACCTACGGCACGTGAGACGAATTCCAAAAGAAGGAATAACAAAGAACCTGATTGGAACCTCCTGAAAAGAACAACGCAATTGACAAAAGCGGTGCAATTGCGGGCCTGTTTGTTCAGTTGCCAACTTCCTCCCTCAGCTGATTTGAGGCGCGAGTAAGCACCCTCAAGCCAGGCCCCTGCCAGATCCCAGTCGCAGTGTTCCAGTGCTCCAGTGCTCCAGAGGCCCAGTGCTCGAGTTCTTGCCTCGTTTATCAGTGCGCAGGCGCTGTGCGCCCGAGCGAACGGGAACCCAACAATTACACTTCTCAGGCTCTAGTGGCAGGCACAGCGCTGTGGGACCAATTGAACAGAAAATTCGAAAGAATTCGCTGGGTTGCGGGCGTAAAGGAAGCAAACATGAAAAAGCCTGTGCCACCGGCAGCAAAACATCTCAGGGATGGATGTGGCGGGTCCCAGGATCAGATCCAGGGTGAAGTGCGCAGGCAGCATGTGCGACCCAGGGGAGGCAGATTGTAGAGATAGGCGGCTGCGAAGTTGCCCATTGTAGGCAACAAAGAGACAACACAAGACTAGATAGACAAAGCAGGAGAGCAGGTCAATGGACCCGGATTTGCGAAATGACTGCGAGGCTTTTACAAAAATTAAAAAGATAAAATAGTCAATTGCGAAGATTTGCGTCGATTTAGCGTTGGGATCACCAATTGA encodes:
- the SDS24 gene encoding Sds24p; translation: MSFQRSPSSPHQGNQQLHQPLNVPHTSSSHSGSVSRKHSIVEMLSSPPPLPADSANHSASIDEFSLSRNTSISSRASSVYQAGGNPRHDWTDVILADLAESNKLIAINRTYSVQKAFETLISHNLTSLPVSCTADSSDLSNCLSFDYSDLNTYLLLIMNKIAISDLCVDDIPDENGEANTLNTQQKHERFHQLVAKAKKGEEVPVDFIVRLHPKTPFVKLKEHESLFKAVEAFGNGVHRVAIVNSANKISGILSQRRTIRFLWENARRFPSLEFLLNSTLQDLKIGSTSPITIQGDQPLIEALQKMFDERVSSLAVIDKNKSLVGNISIVDVKNVSSTKNSHLLFKPVTNFISYNLSQKGIERGQDQFPIFHVSQQSSLGRVIAKLVATESHRLWIVESRGGHMGSVSGQPSTVEAALSNEGIQPESGRPGKLVGVVTLTDILGLFAHHKSGVKIDPQTARNHRRRSSTSTTRSSIESSHLPSGTPSTSAPVTQPYVQPNQDMFRKTYQTGQRDSAFEQ